One Streptosporangium sp. NBC_01495 DNA window includes the following coding sequences:
- a CDS encoding DUF6084 family protein, translated as MDELAFDCVGVRAEAYAAFPTLVFRLRVTDPSPDGVHTIALRCQIRVEPHLRRYGDGEAELLGDLFGDPARWGDTLKPLQFANVSVMVPAFTGSTEIDVPVPCGYDLEVSAGRYFAALDDGEIPMIMLFGGTVFARARDGFSVSQVPWHREARCRLPVAVWRELMDRYFPDSGWLRLRRDTLRELSRFKSGRALATWDETLELLLKETRP; from the coding sequence GTGGATGAGCTCGCGTTCGACTGCGTGGGGGTGCGGGCGGAGGCGTACGCGGCCTTCCCGACGCTGGTCTTCCGGCTGCGCGTCACCGACCCCTCCCCCGACGGGGTGCACACCATCGCGCTGCGCTGCCAGATCCGGGTGGAGCCCCACCTGCGGCGCTACGGCGACGGTGAGGCGGAGCTGCTCGGCGACCTGTTCGGGGACCCGGCGCGATGGGGCGACACGCTGAAACCCCTGCAGTTCGCGAACGTCTCCGTCATGGTCCCGGCGTTCACCGGGAGCACCGAGATCGACGTACCGGTGCCGTGCGGCTACGACCTGGAGGTGTCGGCGGGCCGGTATTTCGCCGCCCTGGACGACGGCGAGATTCCAATGATCATGCTCTTCGGCGGCACGGTGTTCGCCAGGGCGCGGGACGGCTTCTCGGTGAGTCAGGTGCCGTGGCACCGCGAGGCCCGCTGCCGGCTGCCGGTGGCGGTGTGGCGGGAACTGATGGACCGCTACTTCCCCGACTCGGGGTGGCTGCGGCTGCGCCGCGACACGCTGCGGGAACTCAGCAGGTTCAAGTCCGGGCGCGCCCTGGCGACCTGGGACGAGACCCTGGAACTACTGCTCAAGGAGACGCGGCCATGA
- a CDS encoding DUF5947 family protein: MTATGLRRFREPPRADRPAGSPMTPVTPMTLCELCAAPAGEEHGHVVNVESRGLLCACRACYLLFTRDTGGRARYRAVPRRYLHAPRFLLDAADWDEMQIPVRTAFFFRNSAMDRTVAFYPSPAGATESLLPLETWRRVLAANPAMADVQPDVEALLVDRRPDGGFACHLVPIDACYELVGLVRLHWKGFDGGQEAREAIEGFFADLRERGHTVPPVRGGENCG, translated from the coding sequence GTGACGGCCACCGGGCTGCGCAGGTTCCGCGAGCCGCCCCGGGCGGACCGGCCCGCCGGGTCGCCGATGACGCCGGTGACACCAATGACGCTGTGCGAGCTGTGCGCGGCACCCGCGGGCGAGGAGCACGGCCACGTCGTGAACGTCGAGAGCCGGGGACTGCTGTGCGCCTGCCGGGCCTGCTACCTGCTGTTCACCCGCGACACGGGCGGCCGGGCACGTTACCGGGCCGTCCCGAGACGCTACCTTCACGCCCCGCGCTTCCTGCTGGACGCGGCCGACTGGGACGAGATGCAGATCCCGGTCCGCACGGCCTTCTTCTTCCGCAACTCCGCGATGGACCGGACCGTGGCGTTCTACCCGAGCCCCGCGGGGGCCACCGAGTCGCTGCTGCCGCTGGAGACGTGGCGGCGCGTCCTGGCGGCCAACCCGGCGATGGCCGACGTCCAGCCCGACGTGGAGGCGCTCCTGGTGGACCGCCGTCCCGACGGCGGCTTCGCCTGCCACCTGGTGCCGATCGACGCCTGCTACGAGCTGGTCGGCCTGGTGCGGCTGCACTGGAAGGGCTTCGACGGCGGTCAGGAGGCGCGGGAGGCGATAGAGGGTTTCTTCGCCGACCTGCGCGAGCGCGGACACACCGTGCCGCCCGTCCGAGGCGGTGAGAACTGTGGATGA
- a CDS encoding NifU family protein, which translates to MPQVHDVRATGDRVEALIADLGALSDAVTRAKAEDLVRALVELYGAGLERVVEIITEAGAAEVLGRMVGDPLVSGLLVLHDLHPLSTAERVRDALDTVRPHLGSHEGGVELLGVGEDGIVRLRLEGTCHGCPSSRITVTDAIERAIAQAAPEVAGVEVEGVTGGRSELLQIQRLAPGPCPVPEQTPVAKPDPEPVSASASASASASASRPGPGPGPVSKSEPAPGSVPEPEPEPVSEAAP; encoded by the coding sequence ATGCCGCAAGTCCATGACGTCCGGGCGACCGGCGATCGCGTCGAGGCGCTCATCGCCGACCTCGGCGCGCTGAGCGACGCCGTGACGCGCGCCAAGGCCGAGGACCTCGTACGGGCCCTCGTCGAGCTGTACGGCGCCGGCCTGGAACGCGTCGTCGAGATCATCACCGAGGCCGGGGCCGCCGAGGTGCTGGGCCGCATGGTCGGCGACCCGCTCGTGTCCGGGCTGCTGGTGCTGCACGACCTGCATCCGCTGAGCACGGCCGAACGTGTCCGCGACGCGCTGGACACCGTGCGCCCCCACCTGGGGTCGCACGAGGGCGGCGTGGAGCTGCTCGGCGTGGGCGAGGACGGGATCGTGCGGCTCCGCCTGGAGGGCACCTGCCACGGCTGCCCGTCCTCGCGGATCACCGTGACCGACGCCATCGAGCGGGCCATCGCCCAGGCGGCGCCCGAGGTGGCGGGGGTGGAGGTCGAGGGGGTGACCGGCGGGCGTTCGGAGCTGCTGCAGATCCAGCGCCTCGCACCCGGTCCATGCCCGGTGCCGGAACAGACGCCGGTGGCGAAGCCGGACCCGGAACCGGTTTCGGCGTCGGCGTCGGCGTCGGCGTCGGCGTCGGCGTCGAGACCGGGACCGGGACCTGGGCCGGTCTCCAAGTCGGAACCGGCCCCGGGATCGGTACCGGAGCCGGAGCCGGAGCCGGTTTCGGAGGCGGCGCCGTGA
- a CDS encoding nickel-dependent hydrogenase large subunit, with translation MTTSEQNPDLVEMAWDPITRIVGSLGVYCKIDFKNRRVAECHSTSSIFRGYSIFMKGKDPRDAHFITSRICGICGDNHATCSVYAQNMAYGVRPPALGEWILNLGEAAEYMFDHNLYQENLVGVDYCEKMVRETNPGVLAMAERTEAPHAGDHGYRTIADIMRSLNPLEGEFYREALAVSRLTREMFCLMEGRHVHPSTLYPGGVGTVATVQLFTDYLTRLMRYVEFMKRVVPMHDDLFDFFYQALPGYEEVGRRRVLLGCWGSFQNPEHCDFTYQNMSHWGREMYVTPGVIVDGKLVTNDLVDINLGIRILLGSSYYDDWQDQEPFVTRDPLGNPVDIRHPWNQHTIPHPQKRDFSDKYSWVMSPRWFDGEDALALDTGGGPIARLWSTALSGRVDIGYVRSTGHSVQINLPRTALRPEKTFEWKIPEFKGQPLSNALERNRARTYFQAYAAACALYFVERGLAEVRAGRTQTWEPFTVPDEAISCGFTEAVRGVLSHHMVIRNGKIANYHPYPPTPWNASVRDVHGTPGPYEDAVQNTPIFEENPPADFKGIDIMRTVRSFDPCLPCGVHMYLGGGEELRRVHTPHAFDTP, from the coding sequence ATGACGACATCGGAGCAGAACCCCGACCTCGTGGAGATGGCCTGGGACCCCATCACCAGGATCGTCGGGAGTCTCGGCGTCTACTGCAAGATCGATTTTAAGAACCGGCGGGTCGCCGAGTGTCACAGCACCTCGTCGATCTTCCGCGGCTACAGCATCTTCATGAAGGGCAAGGACCCGCGCGACGCCCACTTCATCACCAGCCGCATCTGCGGGATCTGCGGCGACAACCACGCGACCTGCTCAGTCTACGCGCAGAACATGGCGTACGGGGTGCGGCCTCCGGCCCTGGGCGAGTGGATCCTCAACCTCGGCGAGGCCGCCGAGTACATGTTCGACCACAACCTCTACCAGGAGAACCTGGTGGGGGTCGACTACTGCGAGAAGATGGTCCGCGAGACCAATCCCGGGGTGCTGGCGATGGCCGAGCGCACCGAGGCGCCGCACGCGGGCGACCACGGCTACCGGACCATCGCCGACATCATGCGCTCGCTGAACCCGCTGGAGGGCGAGTTCTACCGCGAGGCGCTGGCGGTGAGCCGCCTCACCCGCGAGATGTTCTGCCTCATGGAGGGCAGGCACGTACACCCCTCGACGCTCTACCCGGGCGGGGTGGGCACGGTCGCGACGGTGCAGTTGTTCACCGACTACCTGACCCGGCTGATGCGCTACGTCGAGTTCATGAAGCGGGTCGTGCCCATGCACGACGACCTGTTCGACTTCTTCTACCAGGCACTGCCCGGCTACGAGGAGGTCGGCCGCAGGCGGGTGCTGCTCGGCTGCTGGGGAAGCTTCCAGAACCCCGAGCACTGCGACTTCACCTACCAGAACATGAGCCACTGGGGTCGCGAGATGTACGTCACGCCGGGGGTGATCGTCGACGGCAAACTGGTCACCAACGACCTGGTCGACATCAACCTCGGCATCCGGATCCTGCTGGGCAGCTCCTACTACGACGACTGGCAGGACCAGGAGCCGTTCGTCACCCGCGACCCGCTGGGCAACCCGGTCGACATCCGGCATCCGTGGAACCAGCACACCATCCCGCACCCGCAGAAACGCGACTTCAGCGACAAGTACAGCTGGGTCATGTCGCCCCGCTGGTTCGACGGGGAGGACGCGCTCGCGCTCGACACCGGCGGCGGGCCCATCGCCAGGCTCTGGTCGACGGCGCTGTCCGGCAGGGTCGACATCGGCTACGTCAGATCGACCGGCCACAGCGTGCAGATCAACCTGCCGCGGACGGCGCTGAGGCCGGAGAAGACGTTCGAGTGGAAGATCCCCGAGTTCAAGGGGCAGCCGCTGTCCAACGCCCTGGAGCGCAACCGGGCCCGCACCTACTTCCAGGCCTACGCGGCGGCGTGCGCGCTCTACTTCGTGGAGCGGGGCCTGGCCGAGGTGCGGGCGGGCCGGACCCAGACCTGGGAGCCGTTCACGGTTCCCGACGAGGCGATCAGCTGCGGATTCACCGAGGCCGTGCGGGGTGTGCTCTCCCACCACATGGTGATCAGGAACGGGAAGATCGCCAACTACCACCCGTACCCGCCGACGCCCTGGAACGCCAGCGTCCGCGACGTGCACGGCACGCCGGGACCGTACGAGGACGCGGTGCAGAACACACCGATCTTCGAGGAGAACCCGCCCGCGGACTTCAAGGGCATCGACATCATGCGCACCGTGCGGAGCTTCGATCCGTGCCTGCCGTGCGGGGTGCACATGTACCTCGGCGGCGGCGAGGAGCTTCGCAGGGTGCACACCCCCCACGCCTTCGACACCCCGTGA
- a CDS encoding hydrogenase expression protein HypE has translation MAAPTDAVSSRPQEREEPVVHILWINAGLSCDGDSVALTAATQPSIEDIVLGGLPGLPKVAVHWPLIDFESGPMQGADVFIEWFFKAKRGELDPFVLVVEGSIPNETIKQEGYWCGFGNNPETGQPMTTSEWLDLLAPKATAIVCAGTCSAYGGIHAMAGNPTGAMGVADYLGWDWTSKAGLPIVNVPGCPVQPDNLSETLLYLLYQVAGQAPMIPLDEALRPTWLFTQTVHEGCDRAGYYEQGQFATEYGSPKCLVKIGCWGPVVRCNVPKRGWMNGIGGCPNVGGICIACTMPGFPDKFMPFMDEPPGARVSSTVSGTYGTVIRALRGITLRTVDKEPKWRHKGRELLTGYKAPWS, from the coding sequence ATGGCAGCGCCGACGGACGCAGTGAGCAGCAGACCTCAGGAACGGGAAGAACCTGTCGTCCACATACTGTGGATCAACGCCGGGCTGAGCTGCGACGGCGACTCCGTCGCGCTCACCGCGGCGACCCAGCCGAGCATCGAGGACATCGTGCTCGGCGGGCTTCCCGGGCTTCCCAAGGTGGCCGTGCACTGGCCACTGATCGACTTCGAGTCCGGGCCGATGCAGGGCGCCGACGTCTTCATCGAGTGGTTCTTCAAGGCTAAGCGTGGCGAGCTGGACCCGTTCGTGCTGGTCGTCGAGGGCTCGATCCCGAACGAGACGATCAAGCAGGAGGGCTACTGGTGCGGGTTCGGCAACAACCCCGAGACCGGCCAGCCCATGACGACCAGCGAGTGGCTGGACCTGCTCGCGCCCAAGGCGACCGCGATCGTGTGCGCGGGCACCTGCTCGGCGTACGGCGGCATCCACGCCATGGCGGGAAACCCGACCGGGGCCATGGGCGTCGCCGACTATCTGGGCTGGGACTGGACGTCCAAGGCGGGGCTGCCGATCGTCAACGTGCCGGGCTGCCCGGTGCAGCCGGACAACCTCTCCGAGACACTCCTCTACCTGCTCTACCAGGTCGCCGGACAGGCGCCGATGATCCCGCTGGACGAGGCGCTGCGCCCGACGTGGCTGTTCACCCAGACCGTCCACGAGGGGTGCGACCGGGCGGGCTACTACGAGCAGGGCCAGTTCGCCACCGAGTACGGCTCCCCGAAGTGCCTGGTCAAGATCGGCTGCTGGGGGCCGGTCGTCCGGTGCAACGTCCCCAAGCGCGGCTGGATGAACGGGATCGGCGGCTGCCCGAACGTCGGGGGTATCTGCATCGCCTGCACGATGCCGGGTTTCCCCGACAAGTTCATGCCCTTCATGGACGAGCCACCCGGCGCCCGCGTCTCCTCGACGGTGAGCGGCACGTACGGGACCGTCATCCGCGCGCTGCGCGGCATCACCCTGCGGACCGTCGACAAGGAACCGAAGTGGCGCCACAAGGGGCGCGAGCTGCTGACCGGCTACAAGGCGCCCTGGAGCTGA
- a CDS encoding D-sedoheptulose-7-phosphate isomerase: MSALDETPAEGIRGLYPFLYDRTEHDEHTGRDRPGFGTAELEAEAVRSSVEKTDEIVRLRGRMGEESVAELAACAEEMAARFVAGGRLFSFGNGGSSTDAQEVATAFLHPCRGPALPALCLTGDVAVVTALSNDVGFEVVFARQLAALGRPGDIAVGLSTSGGSANVVRAFEEAAHRGMLTVGLAGGGGGRLAELSERGVLDHLFVVPSSSVHRIQEAQTTLYHVLRELTWHALGSAPTPRAHSPG, encoded by the coding sequence ATGAGCGCGCTTGACGAAACGCCCGCGGAGGGCATACGCGGCCTGTACCCCTTCCTGTACGACCGCACCGAGCACGACGAGCACACCGGCCGGGACCGGCCCGGCTTCGGAACAGCGGAGCTGGAGGCGGAGGCCGTGCGGTCGTCCGTGGAGAAGACCGACGAGATCGTACGGCTGCGCGGGCGGATGGGTGAGGAGTCGGTGGCGGAGCTGGCGGCGTGCGCCGAGGAGATGGCCGCGCGGTTCGTCGCGGGCGGGCGGCTGTTCAGCTTCGGCAACGGCGGGAGCAGCACCGACGCCCAGGAGGTCGCCACCGCCTTCCTGCACCCCTGCCGCGGCCCGGCCCTGCCCGCCCTCTGCCTGACCGGCGATGTCGCCGTGGTCACCGCGCTCTCCAACGACGTCGGCTTCGAGGTGGTCTTCGCCAGGCAGCTCGCGGCGCTGGGCCGTCCGGGGGACATCGCCGTCGGCCTGTCCACGAGCGGCGGGTCGGCCAACGTCGTCCGGGCGTTCGAGGAGGCGGCCCACCGGGGCATGCTCACCGTCGGGCTGGCCGGGGGCGGGGGTGGCAGGCTGGCCGAACTGTCCGAACGGGGCGTCCTGGACCACCTGTTCGTCGTCCCCTCCTCCTCGGTGCACCGGATCCAGGAGGCGCAGACCACCCTCTACCACGTGCTCAGGGAACTCACCTGGCACGCACTCGGATCGGCACCGACACCGCGGGCGCACAGCCCCGGGTGA
- a CDS encoding HypC/HybG/HupF family hydrogenase formation chaperone has product MNGPEDCTDGVCVTCSDQALPMSVVRLLEGELAIVDAGGVLEEVSVALVDPAVGDIVLVHAREAIAVVGHGNRRGKDGDERA; this is encoded by the coding sequence ATGAACGGGCCCGAGGACTGCACCGACGGCGTCTGCGTCACCTGCTCCGACCAGGCGCTGCCGATGAGCGTGGTCAGGCTGCTGGAAGGAGAGCTGGCGATCGTCGACGCGGGCGGGGTCCTCGAAGAGGTGAGCGTGGCACTGGTCGACCCGGCGGTGGGCGACATCGTCCTCGTGCACGCCAGGGAGGCCATCGCCGTGGTCGGGCACGGGAACCGCAGGGGGAAGGACGGCGATGAGCGCGCTTGA
- a CDS encoding SIS domain-containing protein, with amino-acid sequence MPGTPSTQTAPLSPPAVIPVTEAAVIAAFARRDHAGRALAGDVERIAAAARAMAARFHLGGKLIVFGDAGADAAHVAVEFMHPVIVGKRALPAVALSNDATTAGGVNDEDGGGDGGGGDEVFAHRVRHWADAADTALGISRDVRCPSVLRGLETAGELGLLTIALTGAGGHGAGSGEVVGRLPADHVLVAASDDPAVVKEVHVTAYHLLWELVHVFLDRLGPPARGAGR; translated from the coding sequence ATGCCAGGCACACCGAGTACGCAAACAGCGCCTCTCTCACCACCGGCCGTCATACCGGTCACGGAGGCGGCGGTCATCGCGGCCTTCGCGCGACGGGACCACGCCGGGCGTGCCCTGGCGGGTGACGTGGAACGTATCGCGGCTGCCGCTCGGGCCATGGCCGCCAGGTTTCACCTCGGCGGCAAGCTGATCGTGTTCGGCGACGCGGGCGCGGACGCCGCGCACGTCGCGGTCGAGTTCATGCACCCGGTCATCGTGGGCAAGCGGGCGCTCCCGGCGGTGGCGCTGAGCAACGACGCCACGACGGCCGGCGGGGTGAACGACGAGGACGGCGGCGGGGACGGCGGAGGTGGCGACGAGGTCTTCGCCCACCGGGTGCGCCACTGGGCGGACGCCGCCGACACGGCCCTGGGGATCTCCCGGGACGTCCGGTGCCCGAGCGTCCTGCGGGGGTTGGAGACCGCCGGGGAGCTGGGGTTGCTGACCATCGCCCTGACCGGCGCCGGGGGCCACGGGGCCGGGAGCGGTGAGGTGGTCGGCCGCCTTCCGGCCGATCACGTCCTGGTCGCCGCGTCCGACGACCCCGCCGTGGTCAAGGAGGTCCACGTCACCGCCTACCACCTGCTGTGGGAACTGGTCCACGTGTTCCTCGACCGGCTCGGCCCGCCCGCGCGGGGGGCGGGGCGATGA
- the hypF gene encoding carbamoyltransferase HypF: MGTRRGPARIRVRIRVEGIVQGVGFRPHVHSLARRLRLSGWVGNDDRGVFIEAEGEPGDVACFREGLRDQAPPLAAIHRVTATAIPVRGDRGFRIAASRGGEHRVTLVSPDVATCNDCLAELFDPADRRHRHPFVNCTNCGPRFTIIRDVPYDRPATTMAGFAMCGECEREYLDPLDRRFHAQPICCPACGPVLRLLDGGLHGEDSHPRDPGAGRPGDGPDGGGLRGDGSYACGPGAGRPGDGPGGGLRGEGSHVHGPGADRPGDGPDGGADPIVAAVEVLRAGGVLAVKGLGGYHLAVDATDEEATRALRSRKRREERPFAVMVPDLRAARALCELDAEAERLLTGPQRPIVLLTRRPGAEVAGAVAPGDRRLGLMLPYTPVHHLLAADLARPYVLTSGNLSDEPIAYRDGDALARLAGVADAFLTHDRPIHVRADDSVLLAARGRALPLRRSRGYAPEPLRLSPPARRAVLACGAELKSTFCLARQGHAFVSPHIGDLENYETLRSFTEGIEHLRRLLGITPGLVAHDLHPEYLSTKYALGLEAPGSVDLTGVQHHHAHIASCLADNRESGPVIGVAFDGLGYGTDGTIWGGEFLVADLVGFTRAGRLAPVPMPGGTAAIRQPWRMAAAHLHAAYGDTLPENLPVRVRHGPRWDEVVAVARAGTNSPLTSSVGRLFDAVAAILGLRDTAGYEGQAAIALEQCADPAEQGAYQARIVEEGPLVTIRAADLVRAVVEDTRAGAVPALVSARFHNGLAVATARVCARLREDTGLGTVALSGGVFQNRLLLDGLTIALRLRGLRVLTHRAVPPNDGGISFGQAAVAAARDTLGLPLTGPGATLDRHAAAPEPLKGAPGLPDAPLSTEGS, from the coding sequence ATGGGCACGAGACGGGGGCCGGCACGGATCCGGGTCAGGATCAGGGTCGAGGGGATCGTGCAGGGGGTGGGATTCCGCCCCCACGTCCACTCCCTGGCCCGGCGCCTGAGGCTGTCCGGGTGGGTGGGCAACGACGACCGGGGCGTGTTCATCGAGGCCGAAGGGGAGCCCGGCGACGTCGCGTGCTTCCGGGAGGGCCTGCGGGACCAGGCCCCGCCACTGGCGGCGATCCACCGCGTGACGGCCACCGCGATACCGGTACGCGGGGACCGGGGGTTCCGCATCGCGGCCAGCCGAGGAGGAGAGCACCGCGTCACCCTTGTCTCACCCGATGTCGCGACATGTAATGACTGCCTGGCCGAACTGTTCGACCCCGCCGACCGGCGTCACCGCCATCCCTTCGTCAACTGCACCAACTGCGGGCCGAGGTTCACCATCATCCGGGACGTCCCCTACGACCGGCCCGCCACCACGATGGCCGGGTTCGCCATGTGCGGGGAGTGCGAGAGGGAGTACCTCGACCCATTGGACCGCAGGTTCCACGCCCAGCCGATCTGCTGCCCGGCCTGCGGCCCGGTCCTCCGCCTGCTGGACGGCGGCCTTCACGGCGAGGATTCGCATCCTCGGGACCCGGGCGCCGGTCGTCCCGGTGACGGTCCGGACGGCGGCGGTCTTCGTGGCGATGGCTCGTACGCATGCGGTCCGGGTGCGGGTCGCCCTGGTGACGGTCCGGGCGGTGGTCTTCGTGGTGAGGGCTCGCATGTCCACGGTCCGGGTGCCGACCGTCCCGGTGACGGTCCGGACGGCGGCGCCGATCCGATCGTGGCGGCGGTGGAGGTGCTGCGAGCGGGCGGCGTCCTGGCCGTCAAAGGGCTCGGCGGGTATCACCTGGCGGTCGACGCCACCGACGAGGAGGCCACCCGCGCCCTGCGCTCCCGCAAGCGCCGCGAGGAGCGGCCGTTCGCGGTCATGGTCCCCGACCTGCGTGCCGCGCGGGCGCTGTGCGAGCTGGACGCCGAGGCCGAGCGGCTGCTCACCGGTCCCCAGCGCCCGATCGTGCTGCTGACCCGCCGCCCCGGCGCCGAGGTGGCCGGAGCCGTCGCGCCGGGCGACCGCCGACTCGGCCTCATGTTGCCGTACACGCCGGTCCACCACCTGCTCGCCGCCGACCTCGCCCGCCCGTACGTGCTCACCAGCGGGAACCTCTCCGACGAGCCCATCGCCTACCGCGACGGCGACGCGCTCGCCCGGCTCGCCGGGGTCGCGGACGCCTTCCTCACCCACGACCGGCCGATCCACGTCCGCGCCGACGACTCCGTGCTCCTCGCCGCGCGAGGGAGGGCGTTGCCGCTGCGCAGATCACGCGGGTACGCCCCGGAGCCCCTGCGGCTCTCACCGCCCGCCAGGCGGGCCGTGCTCGCCTGCGGCGCCGAGCTGAAGAGCACGTTCTGCCTCGCGAGGCAGGGGCACGCCTTCGTCTCCCCCCACATCGGCGACCTGGAGAACTACGAGACGCTGCGCTCCTTCACCGAGGGGATCGAGCATCTCCGGCGCCTGCTCGGCATCACCCCGGGGCTCGTCGCCCACGACCTCCACCCCGAATACCTGTCCACCAAGTACGCCCTCGGCCTGGAGGCGCCGGGATCGGTGGACCTGACCGGGGTCCAGCACCACCACGCGCACATCGCCTCCTGCCTGGCCGACAACCGGGAGAGCGGCCCTGTCATCGGGGTGGCCTTCGACGGCCTCGGCTACGGCACCGACGGCACCATCTGGGGAGGCGAGTTCCTGGTGGCCGACCTGGTGGGCTTCACCCGTGCCGGGCGCCTGGCGCCGGTGCCGATGCCCGGTGGCACCGCGGCGATCAGGCAGCCCTGGCGGATGGCGGCCGCGCACCTGCACGCGGCGTACGGTGACACGCTCCCCGAGAATCTGCCGGTCAGAGTCCGCCACGGTCCCCGCTGGGACGAGGTGGTCGCGGTGGCCAGGGCCGGGACGAACTCCCCCCTCACCTCCAGCGTCGGACGCCTGTTCGACGCGGTGGCGGCGATTCTCGGGCTCCGCGACACCGCCGGATACGAGGGGCAGGCCGCGATCGCCCTGGAGCAGTGCGCCGACCCGGCGGAGCAGGGCGCCTACCAGGCCCGGATCGTCGAGGAGGGGCCGCTCGTGACGATCCGGGCCGCGGACCTGGTCCGCGCGGTCGTCGAGGACACGCGCGCCGGGGCGGTTCCGGCGCTCGTCTCGGCCCGCTTCCACAACGGGCTCGCCGTCGCCACCGCCCGGGTGTGCGCGCGGCTGCGCGAGGACACCGGCCTCGGCACGGTCGCCCTGTCAGGCGGGGTCTTCCAGAACCGGCTGCTGCTGGACGGCCTCACCATCGCCCTCCGGCTCCGCGGCCTGCGGGTCCTGACCCACCGCGCCGTCCCCCCGAACGACGGCGGCATCAGCTTCGGCCAGGCCGCCGTGGCCGCGGCCCGCGACACCCTCGGCCTTCCCCTGACCGGCCCTGGAGCGACCCTGGACCGGCACGCCGCCGCGCCGGAACCCCTCAAGGGCGCACCCGGACTCCCGGATGCGCCCCTTTCGACCGAAGGCTCCTAA